From the Candidatus Atribacteria bacterium ADurb.Bin276 genome, one window contains:
- the ccpA_2 gene encoding Catabolite control protein A — MTTLYDVAREAKVSIKTVSRVLNNTDKVKEDTVKRVKEAMSRLDYHPNATARNLKRRKTDTIGFVVPFGSRFVFADPGMQEQMRGAHDVLTRAGYDMILTVPENGDRFLTDVVRLTRTGNVDGVILYGMAKAVAIVREFSKKGYRFVSLGYSYPHQTHNYVEIDAEAAGYLATRYLLSQGRHFIGLTQEPENFLFLNKVSVEVGYRRALNEEGLPYRSDLVSRTDFTVEGGYRATLELLEQNQKIDALICCSDPTAFGALRALREKGICPKKDILLLTGDRLPIIQAVEPWLGGIHNPLYEQGRMAAEMIIRIIQEGKDLPGVVLRPDLVIT; from the coding sequence ATGACTACTTTATACGACGTAGCTCGTGAAGCAAAGGTATCTATTAAAACTGTTTCCAGGGTGCTCAACAATACCGATAAAGTAAAAGAAGATACTGTTAAGCGGGTGAAAGAGGCAATGAGTCGTCTCGATTATCATCCTAACGCCACCGCTCGCAATCTCAAACGCCGCAAAACAGATACCATCGGTTTTGTAGTTCCCTTCGGTTCTCGTTTTGTTTTTGCCGATCCTGGTATGCAGGAACAAATGCGGGGTGCACATGATGTCTTGACCAGAGCGGGATATGACATGATTCTGACTGTTCCGGAAAACGGTGACCGGTTTTTAACTGATGTTGTACGTTTGACCAGAACGGGAAATGTTGACGGAGTTATACTTTACGGCATGGCTAAAGCAGTAGCGATTGTTCGGGAATTCTCTAAAAAAGGATACCGTTTTGTATCTCTCGGGTATAGCTATCCCCATCAAACCCATAATTATGTGGAAATTGATGCTGAAGCAGCTGGTTATCTGGCCACTCGTTACCTTCTCTCTCAAGGACGGCATTTTATTGGACTTACCCAAGAACCAGAGAATTTTTTGTTTCTCAACAAAGTAAGTGTAGAGGTTGGATATCGTCGTGCTTTAAATGAGGAAGGACTCCCTTATCGAAGTGATTTAGTGAGTCGCACCGATTTTACGGTAGAAGGCGGTTATCGAGCAACACTTGAACTTTTGGAACAAAATCAAAAAATTGATGCTTTGATATGCTGCAGCGATCCAACAGCATTTGGAGCATTGAGAGCTCTAAGAGAAAAAGGTATTTGCCCAAAAAAGGATATTTTATTGCTAACCGGAGATCGATTACCGATCATACAGGCTGTTGAACCATGGTTGGGTGGTATTCATAACCCACTCTATGAACAAGGACGAATGGCTGCAGAGATGATTATCCGGATTATTCAGGAGGGTAAAGATCTACCGGGAGTAGTTCTTCGGCCGGATCTGGTGATTACCTAA
- the ycjP_2 gene encoding Inner membrane ABC transporter permease protein YcjP — protein sequence MNSGRKVLRMIGIYVGAIIVVVVVLFPYLWMVSGSFKSTLEIQSADFRDPELAPRWIPRHFTWENYIRINQTVRMLDYFRNSMIISGGTMLASILLSLFAAYSLSRFRFRLKEPYVGSLLLTQMFPGILFLIPYYVMFVVFNRFTGVQLRNSYLGMIFTYTSFALPFSILMLRSFLAGIPREIDEQAQIDGCSTLGIIFRIILPLARPGIAAVAIYGFIMAWNEMLFASVLTGTETKTVAIGLLEFITTQESRWAGMMAASVIVTIPVLILFTFVQKQIIEGLVGGATKG from the coding sequence ATGAATTCTGGACGAAAAGTACTTAGGATGATAGGAATTTATGTTGGAGCAATCATTGTAGTAGTGGTTGTTCTTTTTCCTTATTTGTGGATGGTCTCAGGTTCATTCAAAAGCACTTTAGAGATCCAGTCGGCTGACTTTCGTGATCCAGAGTTGGCACCTCGCTGGATTCCTCGTCATTTTACTTGGGAGAATTACATCCGAATCAATCAGACGGTCAGGATGCTTGATTATTTTAGAAACAGCATGATCATTAGTGGAGGTACGATGCTGGCTTCGATACTTTTGAGTCTATTTGCTGCTTATAGTTTATCTCGATTTCGCTTCCGATTGAAAGAACCATACGTTGGATCTTTGCTGTTGACCCAAATGTTTCCCGGTATTCTTTTTCTCATTCCTTATTATGTCATGTTTGTCGTTTTCAATCGATTTACCGGTGTTCAACTGCGAAATTCCTATCTAGGAATGATTTTCACATACACTTCCTTTGCTTTACCTTTCAGTATTCTCATGCTTCGCAGCTTTTTAGCCGGTATACCAAGAGAAATTGATGAGCAGGCTCAAATCGATGGTTGTAGCACCCTGGGCATTATCTTTCGGATTATACTTCCATTAGCTAGACCAGGGATTGCTGCTGTAGCGATATATGGTTTCATTATGGCCTGGAATGAGATGCTCTTTGCCTCGGTTCTCACTGGGACTGAGACCAAAACAGTTGCTATCGGTCTCTTAGAATTCATAACCACCCAGGAATCTCGCTGGGCTGGGATGATGGCTGCTTCAGTCATTGTGACCATACCGGTTCTCATTCTATTTACTTTCGTACAAAAACAGATTATTGAAGGTTTAGTGGGAGGAGCAACCAAAGGATAA
- the malX gene encoding Maltose/maltodextrin-binding protein precursor, whose protein sequence is MFKNIFLWSLMLVFCVSIAVQAAESINFWLMPNAPDDIHVPWLNEAVAEFKEQTGISVTYEIVGWGDAWTRITSAIATGEGVDVFQVGTTWNPQFAATGGLTEIDINEFGGAGAFMKANYISTTYQEKTFGVPWFAETRALFYNKDMFQQAGMEPPQTYQELYEAGDRINEKFGKGRAISIAGTNAWDLLHNWAIVLWAHGGVLVDEQTKTARFNEAPGVEAMKWYVGLVANGYADEACAEYNQPQADSAFINGNVAMCFMGPWNIANIEVENPDLNYDVVEPPAGPAGRASFSGGSNLVILKASSNQEAAKKWIKFLLEKQKLVDYTQNLSQMLPALLEAYDDPYYETGVWKVFQTTLSYATAYPPLARWGDVENAVQEEFRNILTAYIAKTYSDEKVQEYLDTAADRVNRALARD, encoded by the coding sequence ATGTTTAAAAATATTTTCTTATGGTCTTTAATGTTGGTCTTTTGTGTGTCGATAGCGGTACAGGCAGCTGAATCCATCAACTTTTGGCTCATGCCCAATGCACCGGACGATATCCATGTCCCTTGGTTGAACGAAGCTGTCGCTGAATTCAAAGAACAAACCGGTATCTCGGTTACCTATGAAATCGTTGGTTGGGGAGATGCCTGGACGCGAATCACCTCTGCTATCGCTACTGGTGAGGGAGTGGATGTTTTCCAAGTTGGAACAACTTGGAATCCTCAATTTGCAGCAACGGGAGGATTAACTGAAATTGACATCAATGAATTTGGTGGAGCCGGTGCTTTTATGAAAGCCAACTATATATCCACTACCTATCAAGAAAAAACCTTTGGTGTCCCTTGGTTTGCTGAAACCCGAGCATTATTTTATAACAAAGATATGTTTCAGCAAGCTGGGATGGAACCACCTCAGACCTATCAGGAACTCTACGAAGCTGGTGATCGCATTAACGAAAAATTTGGGAAAGGCCGGGCAATTTCAATTGCTGGAACCAATGCTTGGGATCTTCTTCATAACTGGGCGATCGTTCTTTGGGCTCATGGAGGAGTGTTGGTTGATGAACAAACCAAGACTGCCCGTTTTAATGAAGCTCCTGGTGTGGAAGCTATGAAATGGTATGTTGGCCTGGTGGCAAATGGTTATGCAGATGAAGCGTGTGCTGAGTACAACCAACCCCAAGCTGATTCAGCTTTCATCAATGGGAACGTAGCAATGTGTTTCATGGGTCCCTGGAATATTGCCAATATTGAAGTAGAAAACCCTGACCTCAACTATGATGTTGTAGAACCTCCTGCTGGACCTGCAGGTCGGGCTTCTTTCTCAGGGGGAAGCAATTTAGTTATTCTCAAAGCCAGTTCCAATCAAGAAGCAGCAAAGAAATGGATCAAATTCCTTTTGGAAAAACAAAAGCTGGTTGATTACACTCAAAATCTTTCTCAAATGTTACCTGCCCTTTTGGAAGCATATGATGATCCCTATTATGAAACAGGAGTCTGGAAAGTTTTTCAAACAACCCTATCCTATGCTACTGCTTATCCACCTTTAGCCAGATGGGGCGATGTTGAAAATGCCGTTCAAGAAGAATTTCGAAATATTCTAACCGCTTATATTGCAAAAACTTATTCTGATGAAAAAGTTCAAGAATATCTTGATACTGCTGCTGATAGGGTGAATCGAGCATTAGCCCGGGATTGA
- the chbP_1 gene encoding N,N'-diacetylchitobiose phosphorylase has product MLYGYFDDQNKEYVIERPDTPQPWINYLGEESYFGIISNTAGGYSFYRDARLRRILRYRYNNIPQDEGGRYLYIRFSDGDFFSPTWQPVRKKLDFYRCRHGLGYTIISSLYRDIESEITYFVPIGEELEIWSVKLFNRGKETLELDVFSFVEFCLWNALDDATNFQRNLNIGEVEVEEGVIYHITEYRERRDHYAFFGAVGNIVGFETDRESFLGPYESLSSPYSVREGKTSNSIACGWAPVGVHQIKVTLPSQHEERIQFLLGYKENLTQHKFTAERRVNKEGIPSLLQRFTNHNEVDRALGKLKSYWKNILERFQVQTPNTHFNRMINVWNQYQCMITFNLSRSASYFESGISRGIGFRDSNQDLLGFVHLIPDRARERLLDLSSTQFQSGGAYHQYQPLTRQGNDEIGAGFNDDPLWLILAAASYLKETGDFTILNEVVSFADGGDPAPFYQHLLRSLEYTLHNLGPHGLPLIGQADWNDCLNLNLVTENEGKTAESILIGEMFIAAGEELACIAEIIGKSEDSIRFREETRKMIDKINQWGWDGEWYLRAFDDRGLPVGSKQNQEGRIFLETQPWAIMSGVANLERGKVTMDSVEKYLATPHGIILQQPAFTQFSLHLGECTSYPPGLKENAGIFCHPNPWAVIAECKLKRAEKAWNYWLTICPSWREKVSEVHRQEPYVYAQMIAGPDHPHFGEAKNSWLTGTASWALISATQWILGIRPDYQGLIVDPCIPADWKGFQVQRWFRGVQFTIVVERKPNEKYLLKVDGKTISGKTIPIFSPGSEHLVEVILGED; this is encoded by the coding sequence TTGCTTTATGGATATTTTGACGATCAAAATAAAGAGTATGTTATCGAACGACCGGACACCCCCCAACCTTGGATTAATTATTTAGGGGAGGAGTCATATTTCGGTATTATTTCTAATACTGCCGGTGGATACAGTTTTTATCGAGATGCTCGCCTCCGCCGGATTCTACGCTACCGCTATAACAACATTCCTCAAGACGAAGGAGGTCGTTATTTATATATCCGTTTTTCTGACGGGGATTTCTTCTCTCCTACCTGGCAACCGGTAAGAAAAAAGTTGGATTTTTACCGTTGTCGGCACGGGTTGGGTTATACTATCATCTCTTCTCTTTATCGAGATATCGAAAGCGAGATAACCTATTTCGTTCCAATTGGAGAAGAACTTGAGATTTGGTCGGTTAAACTCTTTAACCGGGGAAAGGAAACACTGGAACTTGATGTTTTTTCCTTTGTCGAGTTCTGTTTATGGAATGCTCTTGACGATGCTACAAACTTTCAACGCAACCTTAATATAGGAGAAGTTGAGGTTGAAGAAGGAGTAATTTACCATATCACCGAATATCGAGAAAGACGAGACCATTATGCTTTTTTTGGTGCGGTGGGAAATATTGTAGGTTTCGAGACGGATCGGGAGAGTTTTCTTGGTCCTTACGAATCTTTGAGCTCCCCTTATTCAGTAAGGGAAGGAAAAACCTCCAACTCAATTGCCTGTGGTTGGGCGCCTGTTGGAGTTCATCAGATAAAGGTAACCCTTCCCTCTCAACACGAGGAGCGTATTCAATTTCTGTTGGGGTATAAGGAAAACCTAACACAGCATAAATTCACTGCCGAGAGACGGGTGAATAAGGAGGGGATCCCGTCTCTTCTACAACGTTTCACCAATCATAACGAGGTAGACCGGGCTTTGGGGAAGCTCAAATCGTATTGGAAAAATATTCTTGAACGTTTCCAGGTTCAAACACCCAATACCCATTTTAATCGAATGATCAATGTTTGGAACCAATACCAATGCATGATTACCTTCAATCTATCCCGCTCGGCTTCTTATTTTGAATCGGGAATTAGCCGGGGAATAGGGTTTCGAGATAGCAATCAAGACCTGTTGGGATTTGTACATCTTATCCCCGATAGAGCCAGAGAACGTTTGCTGGATTTGTCATCCACTCAATTTCAATCGGGAGGTGCCTATCACCAATACCAACCACTTACCCGACAGGGGAATGATGAAATTGGAGCTGGTTTTAACGATGATCCTCTTTGGTTAATTTTGGCTGCCGCTAGTTATCTCAAAGAAACCGGAGATTTTACAATTTTAAATGAGGTGGTTTCCTTTGCTGATGGTGGGGATCCTGCACCTTTTTATCAACATTTGCTCCGATCTCTGGAATATACTCTTCACAATCTTGGACCTCATGGTTTGCCTTTGATCGGACAAGCCGACTGGAATGATTGTCTTAACTTAAATTTAGTTACCGAAAATGAAGGAAAAACTGCTGAATCAATTCTCATTGGAGAGATGTTTATTGCAGCTGGAGAAGAACTGGCTTGTATTGCTGAGATAATCGGTAAATCAGAAGATTCTATCCGATTTCGAGAAGAAACCAGGAAAATGATTGATAAAATAAACCAATGGGGTTGGGATGGTGAATGGTACTTGAGAGCTTTTGATGATAGAGGGTTGCCTGTGGGCTCAAAGCAAAACCAGGAAGGGAGAATTTTTTTAGAGACTCAACCTTGGGCAATTATGAGTGGTGTTGCTAATCTGGAACGAGGGAAGGTTACTATGGATTCGGTCGAAAAATATCTGGCTACCCCTCACGGAATTATTCTCCAGCAACCGGCTTTCACTCAGTTTTCTTTACATTTAGGAGAATGTACATCCTATCCGCCTGGTTTAAAGGAAAATGCCGGAATTTTTTGCCATCCAAATCCTTGGGCAGTAATAGCTGAGTGTAAATTGAAAAGAGCTGAAAAAGCCTGGAATTATTGGTTAACTATATGTCCTTCTTGGAGAGAGAAAGTTTCTGAAGTACACCGACAGGAACCCTATGTTTATGCCCAGATGATAGCTGGACCTGACCATCCACACTTTGGTGAAGCAAAAAATTCTTGGTTGACCGGAACCGCTTCCTGGGCTTTGATATCAGCTACTCAGTGGATATTAGGGATTCGTCCGGATTATCAAGGTTTAATCGTTGACCCTTGTATTCCTGCTGATTGGAAAGGTTTTCAGGTACAGCGTTGGTTTCGTGGTGTTCAATTTACCATTGTGGTTGAGAGAAAACCGAACGAGAAGTATTTATTAAAAGTAGATGGAAAAACAATTTCGGGTAAAACTATTCCAATTTTTTCTCCAGGGAGCGAACATCTGGTAGAAGTTATTTTAGGAGAAGATTAA
- the ycjO_4 gene encoding Inner membrane ABC transporter permease protein YcjO, with the protein MFSGKRVKPLTPYFLILPAVLAMLLVHFFPIIWGVMISFRDLDIFTISNWTKAPFVGLDNFRWAFSFDQQEGQNFLRSLYNIVLYGGITISLGYVIALAVAILLNQKFFGRTTVRGLVLLPYIMPDSVAYSVWRFIFQSRIGIVNQYLISLGLLKEPVVWLVGPRAMTAVIIASIWKGWPLGCLLLLAALQSVPREIKDAALSDGATPWQVFRYVTFPFLKPVSKIYILLSIIWNFHAFNQFKAMLGSSPGYYAEVPSTLILREAFQNFHFGLGAAMSMGLVVLTVVIAVVYARLFQPGKTIEE; encoded by the coding sequence ATGTTCTCGGGAAAAAGAGTTAAGCCACTAACGCCATATTTCCTCATTTTACCAGCGGTTTTGGCTATGCTGTTGGTTCACTTTTTCCCAATTATCTGGGGGGTTATGATCAGCTTTCGTGACCTGGACATATTCACTATTTCAAATTGGACCAAGGCTCCCTTTGTGGGTTTAGATAACTTTCGTTGGGCTTTTAGCTTCGATCAACAGGAAGGACAGAATTTTCTCCGTTCCCTTTATAATATTGTTTTATACGGGGGTATTACTATCAGCCTGGGTTATGTTATCGCCCTGGCGGTTGCGATTTTGCTGAATCAAAAATTCTTCGGTCGAACAACAGTAAGAGGTCTGGTTCTCCTTCCCTATATTATGCCTGATTCGGTTGCCTATTCTGTTTGGCGGTTCATTTTCCAAAGTCGGATTGGCATCGTCAATCAATACCTTATTTCGCTTGGTTTATTAAAAGAACCAGTAGTGTGGTTAGTGGGTCCTCGAGCTATGACTGCTGTGATTATAGCGAGTATTTGGAAGGGTTGGCCCTTAGGGTGTTTATTACTTCTTGCCGCACTGCAAAGTGTCCCCCGTGAAATTAAAGACGCTGCTCTCTCTGACGGAGCGACTCCCTGGCAGGTCTTCCGATATGTCACCTTTCCGTTTTTGAAACCGGTTAGTAAAATTTATATTCTACTCAGTATTATTTGGAACTTTCATGCTTTCAATCAATTTAAAGCTATGCTGGGATCAAGCCCAGGATATTATGCCGAAGTACCTTCTACCCTCATCTTACGCGAAGCTTTTCAAAATTTTCATTTTGGTTTGGGAGCAGCCATGTCAATGGGACTGGTTGTTTTGACGGTAGTGATTGCCGTTGTTTATGCCCGCCTCTTCCAACCCGGTAAGACGATTGAGGAGTAA